In Candidatus Hydrogenedentota bacterium, a single genomic region encodes these proteins:
- a CDS encoding response regulator, translated as VQGLKSGADDYLSKPYDPDELLARINVGRRILDLQTRLTQRLTELRKALEDVRTLRGIIPICSSCKNVRNDEGYWKQVEAYVRDHTEAEFSHVICPTCMKALYPNYVDD; from the coding sequence TTGTGCAGGGGTTGAAATCAGGAGCGGACGACTACCTGTCAAAGCCTTACGATCCGGACGAACTCTTGGCGCGGATCAACGTTGGGCGCCGGATTCTGGATCTACAGACGCGCCTCACGCAGCGCTTGACAGAGTTGCGGAAGGCGCTAGAAGACGTGCGCACGTTGCGGGGGATCATTCCCATTTGTTCCAGCTGCAAGAACGTGCGCAACGATGAGGGGTATTGGAAACAGGTCGAGGCGTATGTGCGCGACCATACGGAGGCGGAATTCAGTCACGTCATTTGCCCGACGTGCATGAAGGCGCTATATCCCAATTACGTCGACGATTAG